The Venturia canescens isolate UGA chromosome 7, ASM1945775v1, whole genome shotgun sequence genome segment AGTATCGGTGAATTATTCCAGGCTGCTTTTCGCGAACCTCGTCTTCTGATTGTAACTGATCCGGCTTCCGACCACCAACCGATCACCGAAGCGAGCTACGTCAACATTCCAGTAATTGCTTTCTGCAATACTGACTCGCCGCTTCGTTTCGTCGACATTGCGATTCCGTGCAACACGAAGAGTCTTCACAGTATTGGACTCATGTGGTGGCTTCTCGCCCGAGAAGTTCTCCGTCTCCGTGGTACAATCGCCCGTGAAACTAAGTGGGACGTCGTTGTTGATCTCTTCTTCTACAGGGATCCCGAAGAGGTATGCGTCGATTGctatttttcgttcgaattaCATAGTGAACAACAGCATTGTATTTTCTATCGTAAAACGAAGTAATATTCTATCTCAAACGGAATAATAACAAGGATAATCTATTTTCATACTGTGTCATGATGATTCAATCTATGtccggaaaataaaaaatgtcggCACATAAGGCTTAATCTTTTCTGATAAAAGTGTCAAAGTCAAGCGGCTGATTAGACGAATATTGTCCCCCAAAATAAGCACATTTTGTCGACTGTTTTCTCCTTTAGGCTGAGAAAGAAGAACAAGCGGCAAAGGAAATCGCTCCGCCACCAAAGGACTTCACCAGTGCCGCCGAGCCGACAACGGCCGTTGAAACCAACTGGGCAACCGAGGTTGAAACTGCTGGAGCACCCACGGCCGAAGTTGTTGCCGAGCAAAGCGCACCTTTGCTCGCGTCCATGGATCACTCAGGCATGCCTCACACCGTTGTGCCACCCCACGAGGCCGATTGGGCATCGCAGGTACCGGAAGAATGGTCAGCAACACCCGCAGCACCAGCAGCTCAGAGCTGGGGCGCACCGGCCAGCGACAAATGGACGTAACTTATTTTCTCCTTGAAGCCCACGCGACGCGCCACTTTGTACTAATGTTGTAATAAAGTGAACGACAGACAAAAAAGCTAttctacattttttatgtccatcagagttgaaattttcgacaatttcgaaaagaaaatgcgAACGATGAGAACCAGGTTTTTTACAGATTCgaactttttcgaaaattaagcTTTTTATTAAATCACAATAAGACgttaaaaatacgaatttttatattttaatggGTTTACAAAGAAATTCTTCCGTGTACTTTGAATCGATAGACGCAGGTATAATTTGAATTGCCCCAGTTGGACAAGATCTCCaaaattactatttttattggTCTCTCCGTGAACTTTTCGTCCTGCAGGCAAAACAATCcgttaagaggatggatcagtcggtaacctcgcttggaattttcgaaatcgaaattctttgacacagtttgatcgattaaaaaaaggctctgtcagcctacgcggAGCGATAGCAAagatcgactgacagagccttttttaatcggtcaaactgtatcaaagaatttcgatttcgaaatttgcaactatctctctcgcactcatggTTGCGATATGCCGACTGATTAATTCTCTTAAAGCAAAGGTTTGGATTAAtgtagtttatttttcagcatatcctatcgatttttttacataGTTCCCCTCCACCCTGAATTTGAATTATATAATTTGCAGAGTATTTGACATACCGTTATGTGAAAGATTTGCGAGGATGAACCGTATTGATTGTACATAAATGTTTGAGTACTTATGGATTCTCCAGGAATTAGAGCCTacggaaaatttgaatttttattaataacattgaaaataattattcgtttACGTTTTAAAACCTTACCGTGACTCGGAATTCCCTGGGCGCAGAATCAATTTTTCCGGTTAATGAAGCCGTCACAGGGATGTGTTCAAGAGCTACTTGCTCGATAAACGCCGCGTGAGCCAATTCGATTTTAATGTTTCCACGATCGCCACGAAATGCCCAACACTCGCCAGCTTCGCTCCAAGGTTGAATTACTTTTCTTGGTGTTAGATGATTTGGCTTACACAGAGGAATACCGAACAGTGACAGATACATTTTCGACTCGTAAAACGACTCGGTATTCGGCGTTTCCAGAACCGAACCTCCGGCCGCCTCGGATGCGAAATCCGCTAGTTCCTCATCTGTTGAATGGATATTGCATAACCACGATAAATGCAGACTGATCAGAGAAATGGCAATACACGTCTGACagtaatcagaaaattttcgGTATCTTTAAACATACACAATTATTTTGTTAATCTTTTTACACGTCAATGGGaataattttgtgaaatactAAGGATCGATAGACTCGAATcctcgaacgatttttttattgagtaaaaaaagaaatatttggcTATGAGTATACTTGTACTCGTTACTTTTCACTCAATTATATTGAATTACATGCAGTGTGTTTACCTTTAAATTGATCGCGAATGTGTATTGCACGGAGTTGTGAGTTCTGCAAATTTCAATATCATTGCAGTTTTAAATTGATTAAGTAATCAATATAAATGATCTCtgatataattattattatgttTAATAAATCGAGAGAAAATCATTGTTGACCATTCTCCGAAAGGCCATTTCCAAACTCAGTGCTTTGGTCTTCAAATGCTTGAGTTCTTGTTCGACTTTAGAAGCCTCGTGTATCTTGGATGCATCGGTTATTCCAATTACATTGGGCGATTTCATTCCTCCGCGAATAGAAGCATCGTCGTCGTAAGTAGTTAATCGTAAACGCAATTGGGGCAGAGCGTAAATCGATAATATTCCTAAAACTCGTGTTATCGTGTTCCGATTTAATTCAATCGTTCAAAAGTATCAGTTCTGCTGTATACGGGACTGCACTGGAAAAGTATAACtgtgaaaatattcatttaccCACTACGAAGATGATCAAAACGGTTATTTCAAACATAACGTTCAAAAATTGTCCAATTTTCTTAGTCGATCGTCTAACGTTTACCAGTATCCACAAATCAAAGCTCATCAGAGCAAGAATAACGCTTCGCAAATCTAAAACTGTCAAAAATATCCGTAATATTGTACTTGAGCATGTGTgtacgaaaaaatgatgaaaataattgatttgtGCTCACCCGCCATCGTTTAATTTTTCAGACATACGAACTTTGCATATTCTAGCTTCTTATTTCTAGCTTGTTTGTATCTGATTTTCAAATCGTTCAACGCTTTTCTATTCTCATGTCAAATTCTGAAGAGCAATCATACTGACAAGGACAAGCCAAGCGTTATAAAATCTTCACTTATTATATTTCAAACTTTAATCAAAAACCGATAGTGGCGCCATTCTTGAGTAACGGTAGAATGTTCTATAGATGACGTtaccgcaaaaaaaaacaataacaatCCCCTTGTGACGTCACATAgtttggaggaaaaaatgttatttggATGTCTCGATGTTATTATGTTCAGAAATTTCACGCAGAATCTCGTTCTTAAGTATTTTTGCGCCTTAGTTTCCCACTTGAGTGCCCGGCGTGAATTTCAGTTATATATACTTTAAAAATGGACGATAGCGCGCGGCAAGTACGAGATATTTTTGTCCCAcggttttattattattttctgatGTTCTTTATATGTAGAACGAAAATTactgaataaattgaattctTCTAGTTGGAGGAAAAGGAAGCACTTATTGCCATATATGGTGATGATTTCCGGGTAGAAGATTATTTAAGTCGATCGTACAGTGTTAGCATTTTCGACAGCGGCAACGATTACGTGACATTGTATTTAACTCTACCTGTTGATTATCCGTCCAAATTGCCACCTCAGTATGATATATCTGCACCTCATCTTCagcattcaaaaaaaattcgtctcTACAAACTCTTGGACGAGGTATACTCGTACGTTTATATTTATTCTTTACACGTGCGATATATGTAAAGCATTAGCAACCATAGAGAGGTAAAATGACCATAAAAACTTGtgtcaagttttcttcaaaaaaattatgaaactaaaatttgaaaaacacaaaaaaacaataaacttCCAGTGGgatgtacatttttttaaaaacaactCTATCTTTTTTGTGATGAAATGTCTATATAAGCATTGGCAAATCTAGAGTAACTATATTGCGTTGAGATTTCTGTTTCCTGATTTATATATATCAAAGGAAAGTTGCTCagaaaagaatattttaattATATATCCAATTATGAAACTTATCACTCTGTCAGCAATCAAAATTTAACAAAGCTCTCCTTGCTGATTTTGTGAGGGAGAAAGGATAATTTTAAACTTTCAATATTTAAATTTGTTTTCTATCAGGCTcactaataaataattatgaaaattgtattttcttaatttctaaatgattttaaaagtaTAACTCTGTCAGCTTGCATCAATTATGTTTTCTTTCTGCAGTTCATTTGTCGGTGAAACAGTGATATACCAatggatagaaaaaataagagatGAACTGCATTTCTTTCGATCATCGGAACAAAAAGATGACGAGCAATGCTCAGAACCAAATGAGTCATCTGATAAAATGGCTCTTACGTCTGAATGCATAGAAAATTGTCCAACCATTTATCATGGAGAAGTTATTGTAGATAGGAAGAGCTCGTTTCAAGGTCATGCGGCCTCAGTGTCTTCCGTCGAGCAAGTCAAGTAGCCGCTTAACTATTTTACATCAAGGCTTGAGTAATTTATTGACGTTTGTATAAGAATCTTTGTCAATCCTgagtatattttttctattttgcagACAAGTACTGAGCTCTCTGCTCggatatagaaaaattgagcAAGCCACTCACAATATTTACGCTTATAGAATATTTCGTGAAGACACAAAATCGCTCATTCACGATTGTGACGATGATGGCGAGTCTCAAGCCGGTGGAAGGTTGTTACATTTGCTGGAGGTGATTTCTACAAAGATTTTCagtactcatttttttcggtatTTCCGCTTGTTTTTACACATCGAACTGGACTATAAAATTCAAGGGTTCAGCTCCATTAACATGGAAATAGAAGAACATACTGactcaattattattattattattgcaatTATATatcgaattattattatatttcaaaGATCGTTGACGCAAAAAACGTTTTGATCGTCGTGTCCCGTTGGTACGGTGGAATCCATCTCGGCCCTGACCGCTTTCGCCACATCAACAACGCCGCTCGTCAAGTTCTTGAAAGTTCCgagttgattaaaaaaaaccgTGATCAAAAAAAGtgatggaaaatgaaaagattGCTCTCGACGAGCTTTTcaagtcaagatttttttttgatgtcaaatttattttttttcgtagtaacattttataaattatGCAACTGTGAAATCGTCGTATATTTTGCTCATCGGTGCACTTAACAGAATCGCTATATTCAAaagaacattatatatataattatgcGTAACAAtactttctttttctatttacaacGTGTGGCTGGAGAAGATCTTGAAAATATATGCACGGTtacaagataaaaaaaactaaacagcaagattttaaaaatacattttatcGTGCTGTTCTAAAACAAAACACAGTGTTGAAAATCACAATGATAACGCACATGAACATAATTGAGATATAAATGTGAGACTAGCACAAGGTTCGATTTCTTCAAGgaaatttcttcaaaagtTAATTTCCATAGTCGTATTAAtatccgaaaaaataaaattaaaaaattacttaTATCTCATAGGAGAATATTCGTCGATATTGTTATCCTACAAAGTACAAATAATACTTGATCAATTATGCTGAATGATTAATCGGTTCGATACTCACGGTTCATCGTGACATAAAAAtactgtaaataaaaatacttgatcgattattaattttttttgagattcGATATCTTTTTAGGGAATAGAGGGAACAACGACCCAATCTTCTATTTCTTCGTATCCTGTGTTGATTGAACTCGCGGAAGTAACGAATTCTTTTGAGAGAACtgcaaaaataaatcattgcaTTGTTTATCAGTTTGATCGTGCAATTTTTATGATTCAGTAAAAAACTTACTGTTGAAATGCCGTTCCAATTCTTGTGGATCGATATCCGTTGTTCGTGCCTGATGAGGATTTCCGATAATATTATTTCTCATGGCTCCAATTTCTGAACTCGCTTTTCTCTGCAACAATCGTTTACTGCATTCACCCAACTCttgcaattttttcagttCTACTCTGTAACTCTCGTCCTCATCAGCAGAATCGTCTTCGGTTTGTTGGCTTTCGTTACTCTCGTCAATTTTCACTTCTTCTATTCTATTATTCGTTGGTACTTCACAGTTCAGATAAGTTATAGAATTCAATGAATTGTTAGCTGCAGCGTTTGATGAGTGAATCTGGCTGTTAGTCATGAATTCTGATAGATCAAAGTTGAGTACATCCGCCaacaatttttccttgttttcgACATCTTTTTGTAAACTCTCAAGATTTCTTTCTGTTCTCAGTATAGAATCGTCGTCGATACTTAAAGTCAGCAACGAGGCATACGTCGTTTTTTCCTCGACATcattcatcatggttttctcCACTACCATCGAGCTGTCCTCGTTATTGCCAGTGTTTTTAGGTTTGCCATTATTTTTTACACCTGATTTTTTCGATCTTCTCTCCGGCGTAAAAACAATGTCTTCGAAATCTTGTTgactgatttttttaaatatctccCTTCTGTCGTTACTGGAATTTTCGTTTACGTTCGGTTTTACGTTTGAATCGCTAATGAGCTCCGTGTCGAGATATATCGACACGATTGGTGACACTTCCGTCGCTTCCTCGGCGTGTACGATGTCGTTTGCGTAGATCGCTCCCCCCGAAGGCGAACCTCTGAATATTGAATTTGTAAATTATCTGACATAGGCTTCAACGATgatattgttaaatttattttaactATGGTGACACAGAAAATTAATGAGAACTGTCGATTTTCTTTATCCGTTTCTAACATAGCTTTGAGTCCTTTTGAATCGTTTTGAAATGCCTTTGAACTCTATCTTTTTCCTTATATTCTATTTTCTTACAGAATCGAAAACAAAGCTTAAATTCTCGAAAAgatacaaaagaaaaacattgtttaGTCCACGATTCCCAATTGTTCCGTCGTTTTTGGtaacaatttttggaaatggTCAGGTTTTTTAATTCGTCATGAGTTCTGACTCACCCCATTGCTTGCATAATATTGCTCGGATTAATCTTGTAAAACGGTATAGCCGGGACGATTGAATTATCCTTGAGTTTCGAGGTCAACCCGAGAATTCCAGCGGTGACGGGTTTGCTCATTTCAGCCAAAGATGCGAGAGGATCCCGGGGTTCTTCGGGTTCGGTACAACTCGCATCCGGATGATAAGCTATCCTTATTATGTTTCTTTCCCCTTCCAGAACAAATATCTCGTCCTTGGTACAAGCAACGTCGATTACCCGGCGCAGGTCCGACACGACGGATGTTATGGCTATCGTTGTGGGATTTACGACGTAAATAATTTGATCACTGTACGTTACGAGTAAATCGTCACAAAACGGTAAAAGTACACCGAACGTTGGTTCCCCacgattttttcgcacactTTCAGGGGCCGGATTGAGCAATACTACTTCTGTACTGGCGCACCGAACAGCTTCCTTTAAAcgatagaaactttttagatATCTCAAGTAATTGAAAAGGATTATTAttttggctttttttttttttgcttaatACACACCTTAAATATAAGAGTCTTTTGAACCGTTCCGTTTTTGTCAGCCTGCCATATTCTTAAACCCGGTCTGCTTGCATAGACCAAAGGTTCCTGCACGTGACCATGTCGACATCCGAAAACGGCACCTAATTTTCCTAGACTGAGCAAAGAAATCATgtgaaaattaaagaaaatcccCCTTCGATTCTTAATTGGGTAATTATGCAGAAGTGAGGCTCCACCCCAAAGCTCATTCATtcatgaagaattaaaaaaaaaaaatcagctggATTGTAGGTGGAGCCCCACTTCTGCATAATTACCCTCAATTATATGAATTCAAGGAACATacgtctttctctctttttgacCAACTTGTGAAACTTTGTTGTTTTGATTACCGTGTACGAGAATCGTACGGTAAAGAGTCGATACCAATAGAAATCCTTGCTGATAACTCAACTGTACAActgcatatttttcattcagcaattctgaaGATTTTGACAAATGCTGTGGATCATTTAAAACCATAGTTTCaatataaatttgttttttttctcaattcaatACACTCGATTCCATGTACTCATCGAGCGAGCAAGGCAATCTTTTTTCTGCACaaagtaaaaatatatatcaatTTGAAAACTTCGCATACCATGTAAAAATCAATTTCGGTCAGTACAACAGAACCTTCTTGGTCTCCGCTGAACAgtttcattccattttttgACCATTCGACTGTGGTTACAGCGCTTCTATGCAGACCTGTTATGTTGTATCTCTCTACttgttttttctgttttgGTTTGAGACTGTCTGGTAACGAAGCAGGCAAATCTTTTGGTATTTGGAAGACTGTAACAATACCTTGATCAGTCCCAGCAGCTACCATATAATCTACAGTGGATATCACTTTCAAGCAAGTAATATTCAGATTTGTAttctgaaagaaaaatatcggcCGGTGATAAAATTCATTTAGGGATAGTAAGTTACACAATTTTCCTTCGCTTGCTTACTTCGCATCGAAGTCTCTGAACATGACTTGTTTGCCTGTCAAACCAGTAAATCAAACCACAATTTGTGCCGACTGCCAGAAATTCAGATAACGCGTCAATGCATGTGAAACTTATATCTTGCGTGAATAAAccattttgtaattttatggGTATCTGTTGGAGCAAATTAGTCAGCGGGGCCCATTCTCTTAGTGGTCCTCCATCTTCGCTCATCGGTGTTGTCATTGTGAACTGTAAATTGTCACGGTATAGAAATACGGTTACTCGCAAGTCGCGTTCATATTCGTAAATGAATGAAACAATCGGTAGGATAATTTTTTATGCCAAACCTGAAGAAAGGTGTTTCCGGGAAATTTTGGGGCAGAAACTtgtgcagaaaaaaatgagttttacaATCTAGTATCCAACTTAACGCGGAGATTCAATTGACTTTATCGCATTTTTCGGTTGTAGAATTTGACAGAGcacatttttgtattttttttcaacagctCTCGGGCTGTTAAAATACGAATCACACGGTTCAATCGAGTGTTCGCAATGTTCGCAAGGTTGATAACAATTTCTCGAAATTAGGAATCAAACCTGTCATACCATTATCTGACGATAGGTGTCGTCTCAGTATCGCGGTTTGTGTGTCGACCGTCGACCCGTTCGGCATCCATCCGTAAAGTAATTCTTTTTGCAgacgatctttataacctcttTGTAAACAACCCAtccgaatgaaatattttcctgAGTAAATCAATGTTCGAATTTCATTTCACATATCTTGAAATACTTGGAGCTATATATTTCCTCTCCAGTGGGCGTGAAAAAGGTTAGAATCATTAACATTTTGGAGGAAAGAACAGTTTTGAACGATTTTAACCTCACTCTCAGCACAAAAACATTGCATAGAGTCCCTGACAATAAGTTTGAGATTAATtagttcttttcttttctacagtgcaaaatgtcgaaatacgTTAATTTGGCGAAAGTCACAAGCAATTATGCAACGAGAATGAATCGTCTGAGCAATCGTATTTTCGGTGAAGTAGCTAGACCAACAAATTCGAAATCTATGAAAGTCGTCAAATTGTTCAGTGAAGAGCCTATCAATAAACGTAAGAACATCGTTGACTATTATCCACGGCATCCCGAGATTGGATGGTTAATGAGAAATTTACGTTTTTACGGTCTTTTCCGAGACGAACATCAAGATTGGAAAGATGAGTTTGAAAGGTTAAGAGTTTTACGTGGCaagccaaaaataaagaaggGCGATCAACTGAttgggaaaaagaaaaaaatggcagctAGTGGTCAGATTTAAGtcttattatcattattcagAATAAATTTCTTCGTAAAAGTAATGATCTGTTGTTTTggttttaaattttcatcaaatttttgttccataaAAActgtatttattatttttatataccaCATAAATTGTTCATTCAAATTCAGAGACGAACAGATGATTAAATCCTTttattgctcattcaaatttcaattaaattaatttcatCCCTAAATATTCTCAAAGCTTTGCTCTTTGTCTTATATTGTGATATACTTTGTGTTCCCGATAGATAACTGATTGTATTTTCAATGTGTTAAAAAACGTTCTTTAAAAGCAAGTAAAGGTTACTGTATGATTATCATTCTTAGACATGCCTATTGGctagtggaaaaaaaaaattccattgccACTTTTTAGAACTCACACTTCCAAATATTTATGAGGGTTGTTTCCAATAAATTTGTGTATCACATTAATGAACTAGCTTAAAGGTCATTGTTTTTATATACGAACAATTACAAGAACATTTCATTGATGTGGAAAAA includes the following:
- the sta gene encoding 40S ribosomal protein SA, with the protein product MSGGLDALALKEEDVTKMLAACTHLGSENVNFQMEQYIYKCRVDGAGVSVINLRRTWEKLLLAARAIVAIEHPSEVFVISCRPHGQRAVLKFAAHTGATPIAGRFTPGAFTNQIQAAFREPRLLIVTDPASDHQPITEASYVNIPVIAFCNTDSPLRFVDIAIPCNTKSLHSIGLMWWLLAREVLRLRGTIARETKWDVVVDLFFYRDPEEAEKEEQAAKEIAPPPKDFTSAAEPTTAVETNWATEVETAGAPTAEVVAEQSAPLLASMDHSGMPHTVVPPHEADWASQVPEEWSATPAAPAAQSWGAPASDKWT
- the LOC122413695 gene encoding SUN domain-containing protein 3-like; its protein translation is MAVLDLRSVILALMSFDLWILVNVRRSTKKIGQFLNVMFEITVLIIFVVGILSIYALPQLRLRLTTYDDDASIRGGMKSPNVIGITDASKIHEASKVEQELKHLKTKALSLEMAFRRMNSQLRAIHIRDQFKDEELADFASEAAGGSVLETPNTESFYESKMYLSLFGIPLCKPNHLTPRKVIQPWSEAGECWAFRGDRGNIKIELAHAAFIEQVALEHIPVTASLTGKIDSAPREFRVTALIPGESISTQTFMYNQYGSSSQIFHITDEKFTERPIKIVILEILSNWGNSNYTCVYRFKVHGRISL
- the LOC122413696 gene encoding protein IMPACT-A-like — protein: MDDSARQLEEKEALIAIYGDDFRVEDYLSRSYSVSIFDSGNDYVTLYLTLPVDYPSKLPPQYDISAPHLQHSKKIRLYKLLDEVYSSFVGETVIYQWIEKIRDELHFFRSSEQKDDEQCSEPNESSDKMALTSECIENCPTIYHGEVIVDRKSSFQGHAASVSSVEQVKQVLSSLLGYRKIEQATHNIYAYRIFREDTKSLIHDCDDDGESQAGGRLLHLLEIVDAKNVLIVVSRWYGGIHLGPDRFRHINNAARQVLESSELIKKNRDQKK
- the LOC122413691 gene encoding WD repeat-containing protein CG11141, which produces MTTPMSEDGGPLREWAPLTNLLQQIPIKLQNGLFTQDISFTCIDALSEFLAVGTNCGLIYWFDRQTSHVQRLRCENTNLNITCLKVISTVDYMVAAGTDQGIVTVFQIPKDLPASLPDSLKPKQKKQVERYNITGLHRSAVTTVEWSKNGMKLFSGDQEGSVVLTEIDFYMHLSKSSELLNEKYAVVQLSYQQGFLLVSTLYRTILVHGNQNNKVSQVGQKERKTLGKLGAVFGCRHGHVQEPLVYASRPGLRIWQADKNGTVQKTLIFKEAVRCASTEVVLLNPAPESVRKNRGEPTFGVLLPFCDDLLVTYSDQIIYVVNPTTIAITSVVSDLRRVIDVACTKDEIFVLEGERNIIRIAYHPDASCTEPEEPRDPLASLAEMSKPVTAGILGLTSKLKDNSIVPAIPFYKINPSNIMQAMGGSPSGGAIYANDIVHAEEATEVSPIVSIYLDTELISDSNVKPNVNENSSNDRREIFKKISQQDFEDIVFTPERRSKKSGVKNNGKPKNTGNNEDSSMVVEKTMMNDVEEKTTYASLLTLSIDDDSILRTERNLESLQKDVENKEKLLADVLNFDLSEFMTNSQIHSSNAAANNSLNSITYLNCEVPTNNRIEEVKIDESNESQQTEDDSADEDESYRVELKKLQELGECSKRLLQRKASSEIGAMRNNIIGNPHQARTTDIDPQELERHFNILSKEFVTSASSINTGYEEIEDWVVVPSIP
- the mRpS33 gene encoding 28S ribosomal protein S33, mitochondrial, with amino-acid sequence MSKYVNLAKVTSNYATRMNRLSNRIFGEVARPTNSKSMKVVKLFSEEPINKRKNIVDYYPRHPEIGWLMRNLRFYGLFRDEHQDWKDEFERLRVLRGKPKIKKGDQLIGKKKKMAASGQI